A window of Longimicrobium sp. contains these coding sequences:
- a CDS encoding two-component regulator propeller domain-containing protein, whose amino-acid sequence MEAPPRFTITGWSTEHGLPSNVARDIRQTPDGYLWLASFEGLVRFDGVAFRSFAEAEIPGLARASFRRLAVDRRGALWAASETGGVVRWAGGEWKVFTTRDGLTSDRVTALLPDPDGSMWVGTRAGVSRIAGDRVTRLALPAGEPEPAATALALDGEGGLWIGTVASGVLRHRGGALTRITRRDGLGDDRVTALRTDGEGAVWVGTFAGVAQIHQGRVTRPGAASTARPSPVNDLLQDPDGAWWLAADNGLFRLQGDRITPVPRPDGEAFTQVEGLSADREGNVWIGSRQGGLFRLRRPTVRMLTSREGLPHDFAAAITGDGGGGAWIATRGGVVHRSASGSVAYTRASGALRDDVARDVLRDRAGDVWVATNSGLTRLRGGGATTYTVREGLPDDRVRVLLEDRAGALWVGTYNGLARLAGGKWTHFGPRQGLPDGYVLSLHQDRGGTLWVGTQSAGLFRLDGARFVPGPAALAAQPVFRMMDDADGTLWVGTSRGLARLRGGQVALFTTRNGLHGNTVFQALDDDAGALWLTGPWGIARVPRRDLEAVGAGRARMVNGNAFGISDGLAAREVSSIGGAWRAPDGVLYFPTPAGVALIDPRRLLRNAVPLQALIERVVTSDGESSGARDVVAAPGRHRLEIHFTAPSFVSPDELRFRYRLEGFDGGWVDGGTRRAAFYTNVPPGSYRFRVQVRNEDGVWSGNTASVSLRLRPYFWQTRWFYALAILLLAAAIFGLHRLRVRAAEFASREEVLRAMSLRDELTGLYNRRGLLALAEQQIHTSVRLRVGFHVLFVDLDHLKHINDTLGHAQGDQALRDAAGLLRSTFRKSDVVARLGGDEFAVLVIGRTPGDASPRGAEVAIARLYDAIEHHLATVRRPYTLSMSVGASHFDPEAPATLEALLQQADEQMYADKRVRSGARATPGLPG is encoded by the coding sequence GTGGAAGCTCCACCCCGCTTCACCATCACGGGGTGGAGTACGGAGCACGGCCTTCCCTCAAACGTCGCCCGCGACATCCGCCAGACGCCGGACGGCTACCTGTGGCTCGCCTCGTTCGAGGGGCTGGTGCGCTTCGATGGCGTCGCGTTCCGTTCCTTTGCCGAGGCCGAGATCCCGGGGCTGGCCCGCGCCAGCTTCCGGCGCCTGGCCGTGGACCGGCGGGGCGCGCTGTGGGCGGCGAGCGAAACGGGCGGCGTCGTCCGGTGGGCGGGGGGCGAGTGGAAAGTGTTCACCACCCGCGACGGGCTGACGAGTGACCGGGTGACCGCGCTGCTCCCCGATCCCGACGGGTCGATGTGGGTGGGCACGCGCGCCGGCGTCAGCCGCATCGCCGGCGACCGGGTGACACGGCTGGCGCTCCCTGCGGGAGAGCCGGAGCCGGCGGCCACCGCACTGGCGCTGGACGGCGAGGGCGGGCTGTGGATCGGCACGGTCGCGTCGGGCGTGCTTCGGCACCGCGGGGGCGCGCTGACGCGGATCACGCGCCGCGACGGGCTGGGGGATGATCGTGTGACGGCGTTGCGCACGGATGGCGAGGGCGCGGTGTGGGTGGGGACTTTCGCCGGTGTGGCGCAGATCCACCAAGGCCGGGTCACCCGTCCGGGGGCGGCGAGCACCGCGCGTCCATCCCCCGTCAACGACCTGCTGCAGGACCCGGACGGCGCCTGGTGGCTGGCGGCGGACAATGGGCTCTTCCGCCTCCAAGGCGACCGGATTACCCCCGTGCCGCGGCCGGACGGCGAGGCGTTCACCCAGGTGGAGGGGCTGAGCGCCGACCGCGAGGGGAACGTGTGGATCGGCTCGCGCCAGGGCGGACTCTTCCGCCTGCGCAGGCCCACCGTACGCATGCTCACCAGCCGCGAGGGCCTGCCCCACGACTTCGCCGCCGCCATCACCGGCGACGGCGGGGGCGGGGCGTGGATCGCTACGCGCGGCGGCGTCGTCCATCGGTCCGCCTCGGGCTCGGTCGCGTACACCCGGGCCAGCGGGGCGCTGCGCGATGACGTGGCGCGCGACGTCCTGCGCGACCGGGCCGGCGACGTGTGGGTCGCCACCAACAGCGGCCTCACGCGGCTGCGGGGCGGGGGCGCGACCACGTACACCGTGCGCGAGGGGCTTCCCGACGACCGCGTGCGGGTGCTGCTGGAGGACCGCGCCGGCGCGCTGTGGGTGGGCACGTACAACGGCCTCGCGCGGCTGGCGGGCGGAAAATGGACGCACTTCGGTCCGCGGCAGGGGCTGCCCGACGGCTACGTGCTTTCCCTTCACCAGGACCGGGGCGGCACGCTCTGGGTGGGCACACAGTCCGCCGGGCTCTTTCGGCTGGATGGCGCGCGCTTTGTCCCCGGCCCCGCCGCGCTCGCCGCGCAGCCGGTCTTCCGCATGATGGACGACGCGGACGGCACGCTGTGGGTGGGAACCTCGCGCGGGCTGGCGCGCCTCCGAGGCGGTCAGGTGGCGCTCTTCACCACGCGCAACGGGCTTCACGGGAATACCGTGTTCCAGGCGCTGGACGACGATGCGGGCGCGCTCTGGCTAACGGGGCCGTGGGGGATCGCCCGGGTGCCGCGGCGCGACCTGGAAGCCGTGGGCGCGGGCCGGGCGCGGATGGTGAACGGCAATGCCTTCGGCATCAGCGACGGGCTGGCGGCGCGGGAGGTCTCGTCCATCGGCGGGGCGTGGCGCGCTCCGGACGGCGTGCTTTACTTTCCGACACCGGCCGGCGTGGCGCTGATCGATCCCCGCCGGCTGCTGCGCAACGCGGTGCCGCTGCAGGCGCTGATCGAGCGCGTGGTCACCAGCGACGGCGAGTCCAGCGGCGCGCGGGACGTGGTCGCCGCGCCCGGCCGGCACCGGCTGGAGATCCACTTCACCGCGCCCAGCTTCGTGTCGCCGGACGAGCTGCGGTTCCGCTACCGACTGGAGGGGTTCGACGGCGGGTGGGTGGACGGCGGCACGCGTCGCGCCGCGTTCTACACCAACGTGCCGCCGGGCAGCTACCGCTTTCGCGTGCAGGTGCGCAACGAGGACGGTGTCTGGAGCGGGAACACGGCATCGGTGTCGCTGCGTCTTCGGCCCTACTTCTGGCAGACGCGGTGGTTCTACGCCCTGGCCATCCTCCTGCTGGCGGCTGCCATCTTCGGGCTGCACCGGCTGCGGGTACGGGCTGCGGAGTTCGCCTCGCGGGAGGAGGTGCTGCGCGCCATGTCACTACGCGACGAGCTGACCGGCCTCTACAACCGCCGCGGCCTGCTGGCGCTGGCGGAGCAGCAGATCCATACGTCGGTGCGGCTGCGCGTGGGTTTTCACGTGCTGTTCGTAGACCTGGACCACCTCAAGCACATCAACGACACCCTGGGCCACGCGCAGGGCGACCAGGCGCTGCGCGACGCCGCCGGGCTGCTTCGCTCCACCTTCCGAAAGTCCGACGTGGTGGCGCGCCTGGGCGGCGACGAGTTCGCCGTGCTGGTGATCGGCCGCACGCCCGGCGACGCGTCGCCGCGGGGCGCGGAGGTCGCCATCGCGCGGCTGTACGACGCCATCGAGCACCACCTCGCCACCGTGCGCCGGCCCTACACCCTGTCGATGAGCGTCGGGGCCAGCCACTTCGATCCCGAGGCGCCGGCCACGCTGGAGGCCCTTCTCCAGCAGGCGGATGAGCAGATGTACGCCGACAAGCGCGTCCGCTCCGGCGCGCGCGCCACGCCCGGCCTCCCCGGCTGA
- a CDS encoding M23 family metallopeptidase, with protein sequence MRSSRFLLPFSLGAISMLGLVLAVTWSAPDTLDRLHAALGYQHPPSAAASKVPAATPPVAEPRVAIAVPPAVPAGPPPSPAEIVLPAAVPGNALELLIPVQGVLAASLVNTYDQARGQGRRHDAIDIMAPRGTPVLASSDGVVMKLFRSVRGGITLYELAPDRRTIYYYAHLDRYAPGMAEGRALRRGEVLGYVGDTGDAVPGNYHLHFEVSTTADPKKYWGGVPQNPHPLLR encoded by the coding sequence ATGCGAAGCTCCCGGTTCCTGCTGCCCTTTTCACTCGGGGCGATCTCGATGCTCGGGCTGGTGCTCGCCGTCACCTGGTCCGCCCCCGACACGCTGGACCGCCTTCACGCGGCCCTCGGCTACCAGCACCCACCGTCTGCCGCCGCCTCCAAGGTGCCCGCGGCGACTCCGCCAGTCGCCGAGCCTCGCGTTGCCATCGCGGTCCCGCCGGCCGTACCCGCCGGACCGCCTCCCTCGCCAGCCGAAATAGTGCTGCCCGCGGCCGTTCCCGGGAACGCGCTGGAACTGCTGATCCCCGTGCAGGGCGTGCTGGCCGCGAGCCTGGTAAATACGTACGACCAGGCACGCGGACAGGGCCGGCGCCACGACGCCATCGACATCATGGCGCCGCGCGGCACGCCGGTCCTGGCGTCGTCGGACGGAGTGGTGATGAAGCTGTTCCGGAGCGTCCGCGGCGGCATCACGCTCTACGAGCTGGCGCCCGACCGGCGCACCATCTACTACTACGCGCACCTGGACCGCTACGCGCCGGGGATGGCGGAGGGCAGGGCGCTGCGCCGCGGCGAGGTGCTGGGGTACGTGGGCGATACCGGCGACGCCGTGCCCGGCAACTATCACCTGCACTTCGAAGTGTCGACCACGGCGGATCCCAAGAAGTACTGGGGTGGCGTGCCCCAGAACCCGCATCCCCTGCTGCGGTAG
- a CDS encoding type I restriction endonuclease, with product MSDDFRASLIAHARIAIDRSGRAATEAATNQYLVLPFIQFLGYDPLDPDEVVPESHASFSDKFKNRVDYAICQAGTPVIAIECKKVGALSEANRGELKGYFNAVPTVKLGILTDGLVYQLYTDTGLENMMDDQPFAILNLADVAEERVSDTELDALLRVRKGTFNPANVGSDARRKIYVGAYMDALDKALSDPDERFVRTLLDMANIEGRRTTKMVEEHAPIVREAAQALLDRKILARVGFAERTDLVRVPDVVAAPVPAAEPGEPAPAATNSTGVVTTDVEVRVRDYVRTRLPFLIAGDEELFAKLGNISSVDYKTVYCVFYKQERKGRIFNFWENRGPAPYRFEFPAADGNVSVETDNLADIDAHLLSTFRRRVEEMG from the coding sequence ATGTCTGATGATTTCCGCGCCTCGCTGATTGCCCACGCCAGGATCGCCATCGATCGATCCGGCCGAGCGGCGACAGAAGCCGCCACGAACCAGTATCTCGTCCTCCCCTTCATCCAGTTCCTGGGATACGATCCGCTGGACCCCGACGAGGTGGTGCCCGAGTCGCACGCGTCGTTCTCCGACAAGTTCAAGAACCGGGTGGACTACGCGATCTGCCAGGCCGGAACGCCGGTGATCGCGATCGAGTGCAAGAAGGTCGGCGCGTTGAGCGAGGCCAACCGCGGGGAGCTGAAGGGCTACTTCAACGCCGTGCCTACGGTGAAGCTCGGGATCCTGACGGATGGCTTGGTCTACCAGCTCTATACCGACACGGGGCTGGAGAACATGATGGACGACCAGCCGTTCGCCATCCTGAACCTGGCGGACGTGGCGGAAGAGCGGGTGAGCGATACCGAGCTCGACGCGCTGCTCCGCGTGCGGAAGGGCACCTTCAACCCCGCCAACGTGGGGTCCGATGCTCGCCGCAAGATCTACGTGGGCGCGTACATGGACGCGCTCGACAAGGCGCTGTCGGACCCGGACGAGCGCTTCGTGCGCACCCTGCTGGACATGGCCAACATCGAGGGCCGGCGCACCACGAAGATGGTGGAGGAGCACGCGCCAATCGTCCGCGAAGCCGCGCAGGCCCTGCTGGACCGGAAGATCCTCGCCCGCGTGGGCTTCGCCGAACGGACGGACCTGGTGCGCGTGCCCGACGTAGTCGCCGCGCCCGTGCCAGCGGCGGAACCGGGGGAGCCTGCCCCAGCCGCCACGAACAGCACTGGCGTCGTCACCACGGACGTGGAGGTGCGGGTGAGGGACTACGTGCGCACCCGCCTGCCGTTCCTGATCGCGGGAGATGAAGAGCTGTTCGCGAAGCTGGGCAACATATCGAGCGTGGATTACAAGACGGTCTACTGCGTCTTCTACAAGCAGGAGCGGAAGGGCCGGATCTTCAACTTCTGGGAAAACCGCGGTCCCGCGCCATACCGGTTCGAGTTCCCGGCTGCGGATGGCAACGTGAGCGTCGAAACCGACAACCTCGCCGACATCGACGCGCACCTCCTCTCCACGTTCCGCCGCCGCGTCGAGGAGATGGGCTGA
- a CDS encoding DUF4236 domain-containing protein, which produces MAFRFRKSFRIAPGVRINVSTSGLSTTLGPRGMSVTKGKRGTFLNAGIPGTGVSTRGRLGGGDSLTGGGDEGKASGCGCVGAGVAGFFLLVLAGMCGDATPPHAPYPGYTPAYRQSSSAYSGSDNEGAYTGSRDDFYVHGSMNVRSQPNKHAAVVRTLSRGDQVTLGAKDANGWAPLFDYAGRQTGYVYRASDLVRTQAPAVRSAATNGYSRRSSAESRGYYTGPRGGCYTYSASGRKRYVDRSYCN; this is translated from the coding sequence ATGGCATTCCGATTCAGAAAAAGCTTCAGGATCGCGCCGGGCGTGCGCATCAACGTGTCGACGTCGGGGCTGAGCACCACGCTGGGCCCCCGCGGGATGAGCGTCACCAAGGGAAAGCGCGGCACCTTCCTGAACGCGGGGATTCCGGGGACTGGGGTGAGCACGCGTGGCCGGCTCGGCGGCGGCGACTCGCTCACGGGCGGCGGTGACGAGGGCAAGGCGAGCGGCTGCGGCTGCGTGGGAGCCGGCGTCGCGGGGTTCTTCCTGCTGGTGCTCGCCGGCATGTGCGGCGACGCCACTCCACCCCACGCGCCGTACCCCGGCTACACGCCCGCGTACCGCCAATCATCCTCGGCCTACTCGGGCAGCGACAACGAAGGGGCATACACAGGCTCACGCGACGACTTCTACGTCCACGGCTCGATGAACGTACGGTCGCAGCCGAACAAGCATGCCGCCGTGGTCCGCACGCTCTCCCGGGGCGATCAGGTTACGCTTGGGGCCAAGGATGCGAACGGCTGGGCGCCGCTGTTCGACTACGCAGGCCGGCAGACGGGATATGTCTACCGGGCCAGCGACCTGGTGCGAACCCAGGCGCCCGCCGTGCGGTCCGCGGCAACCAACGGATACTCCCGCCGATCGAGCGCCGAGTCGCGCGGCTACTACACCGGCCCGCGGGGCGGCTGCTACACCTACAGCGCCTCCGGACGCAAGCGGTACGTAGACCGTTCCTACTGCAATTGA